One stretch of Campylobacter sp. CCS1377 DNA includes these proteins:
- the acpS gene encoding holo-ACP synthase — MKIGCDIVAISRMEKIYQKHNVNFLNKFLNSKEQILIKNPATLAGFWAAKEAASKALGVGISKECGFFDLEISKDFKNAPYFNFSSKLLNSFKINSASLSISHDGGFAIAVVVMDLEA, encoded by the coding sequence ATAAAAATAGGTTGTGATATAGTTGCCATTTCTAGGATGGAAAAAATTTACCAAAAACACAATGTAAATTTCTTAAATAAATTTCTAAATTCAAAAGAGCAAATTTTAATCAAAAATCCTGCCACTTTAGCGGGATTTTGGGCTGCCAAAGAGGCTGCGAGTAAGGCTTTGGGTGTTGGCATTAGCAAGGAGTGTGGTTTTTTTGATCTTGAAATTTCAAAGGATTTTAAAAATGCTCCTTATTTTAATTTTTCTTCAAAACTTTTAAATTCTTTTAAAATCAATTCTGCTTCACTTAGTATTTCGCATGATGGAGGTTTTGCAATCGCCGTTGTTGTGATGGATTTAGAGGCTTGA
- a CDS encoding phosphomannomutase/phosphoglucomutase, translating into MQLEVIFREYDIRGIYEKELNEKSVKAIGYCLGKKMLEKNCKNVSVGYDARYSANALFHYLLSGLNKAGIKIYNIGLVPTPLGYFSLYEGLKFDANIMITGSHNPKDYNGFKITIGKESFFGQDLKELCKEVYKHLDDVIEDDVSCENYDILSLYIAFMSEQFKHLKDWNFNFAIDCANGAAGVVIEPLMQALNLKPKILFANPDGNFPNHSPDPTERENLKDIQSILNEDQNLKIGFAFDGDADRLVALNTSHVFCGDELCYLFAKNIPNPRVLGEVKCSKNLFDEVAKFGTIFMGKTGHSNIKKMMKEQNIDLAAEVSGHIFFKHRYFGYDDGIYAFLRTLELIHKGFDLSAMIEELPKLYTTEEIKIPASEEEKFKLVDAFKKAVEQGGLKDVKALCEIDGARIDFGYGWALLRASNTSPYLITRFEATSLEKAGEIQKNVMDLFEKVKGNLVN; encoded by the coding sequence GTGCAACTTGAAGTGATTTTTAGAGAATACGACATACGCGGAATTTACGAAAAAGAACTCAATGAAAAAAGTGTAAAGGCTATAGGATATTGCTTGGGTAAAAAAATGCTTGAAAAAAATTGCAAAAATGTTAGCGTAGGATATGATGCAAGATATAGCGCTAATGCTTTATTTCATTACTTATTAAGTGGGCTTAATAAAGCAGGAATTAAAATTTATAACATAGGTCTTGTGCCTACTCCGTTAGGGTATTTCAGTCTTTATGAGGGTTTGAAATTTGATGCAAATATTATGATTACAGGCTCGCACAATCCAAAAGATTATAATGGCTTTAAGATTACTATAGGTAAGGAAAGTTTTTTTGGACAAGATTTAAAAGAGCTTTGCAAAGAAGTTTATAAACACTTAGATGATGTGATTGAAGATGATGTAAGTTGCGAAAATTATGATATTTTAAGTCTTTATATTGCTTTCATGAGTGAGCAATTTAAGCATTTAAAGGATTGGAATTTTAACTTTGCTATTGATTGTGCTAATGGGGCTGCTGGAGTTGTTATAGAGCCCTTAATGCAGGCTTTGAATTTAAAACCTAAAATACTTTTTGCAAATCCTGATGGAAATTTTCCAAATCATTCTCCAGATCCAACAGAAAGAGAAAATTTAAAAGATATACAAAGCATTCTTAATGAAGATCAAAATCTTAAAATTGGCTTTGCTTTTGATGGTGATGCTGATAGATTGGTTGCCTTAAACACTTCGCACGTTTTTTGCGGTGATGAGCTTTGCTATCTTTTCGCCAAAAATATCCCTAACCCTCGCGTTTTAGGAGAAGTTAAATGCTCTAAAAATCTCTTTGATGAGGTGGCAAAATTTGGGACTATTTTTATGGGAAAAACAGGACATTCAAACATTAAAAAGATGATGAAAGAGCAAAATATCGATCTGGCTGCTGAGGTAAGCGGACACATTTTTTTTAAACATCGTTATTTTGGATATGATGATGGAATTTATGCCTTTTTAAGAACGCTAGAACTCATTCACAAAGGCTTTGATCTTAGTGCTATGATAGAAGAACTTCCAAAACTTTACACCACAGAAGAAATTAAAATTCCAGCAAGTGAAGAAGAAAAATTTAAACTCGTTGATGCCTTTAAAAAAGCTGTGGAACAAGGAGGATTAAAAGATGTCAAAGCGCTGTGTGAAATAGATGGTGCAAGGATAGACTTTGGATATGGCTGGGCGCTTTTAAGGGCTTCTAATACCAGTCCTTATTTGATCACGCGTTTTGAAGCGACAAGTCTTGAAAAAGCTGGGGAAATTCAAAAAAATGTCATGGATTTATTCGAAAAAGTTAAAGGGAATTTGGTAAATTAG
- the fliL gene encoding flagellar basal body-associated protein FliL, producing MEEEVEKQEKTSKKGNFLIIIIVAILAVLLLVIVGIIGYLFMSSPSDEANAPTQAAPVSKNAKANVVPSQRGSDFANIGQMFALAPFTLNLLSDSGARYVKCTIQLEQNTELLTPELEKKIPVIRDIIIRTLTSKTFEEVSTTKGKERLKDELVGKINEVLTDGFIKNIYFMDFVVS from the coding sequence ATGGAAGAAGAAGTAGAAAAACAAGAAAAAACGAGTAAAAAGGGTAATTTTCTTATTATTATCATTGTGGCAATTTTGGCGGTTTTATTGCTTGTGATTGTTGGAATTATAGGTTATTTATTTATGTCTTCTCCAAGTGATGAAGCTAACGCACCTACTCAGGCTGCTCCAGTAAGTAAAAACGCTAAAGCCAATGTTGTACCAAGTCAAAGGGGAAGTGATTTTGCTAATATAGGTCAAATGTTTGCTTTGGCACCATTTACTTTAAATTTATTAAGTGATAGTGGGGCAAGATATGTTAAATGCACCATCCAGCTTGAGCAAAATACCGAGCTACTCACTCCAGAGCTTGAGAAAAAAATTCCTGTAATTCGCGATATTATCATTCGTACCTTGACTTCAAAAACCTTTGAAGAAGTTAGCACTACCAAAGGAAAAGAAAGACTTAAAGATGAGTTAGTGGGAAAAATTAATGAAGTTTTAACTGATGGTTTTATTAAAAATATTTATTTTATGGACTTTGTGGTATCTTGA
- a CDS encoding GspE/PulE family protein, translating to MKNIEILHSKLKEQGLLNPECDFSNLDFSLIKECVYKLYEKDILDIFELCAYFKQNLDSFLQGFALYKKLNFIQEPLANLTLFKCFNSQILQTYQILPFKEDENNIYLACTKPCSFELIDKLQNGSKDKFIQLCIANPLKIKTILERLSLQVELAKLAEKLKTELGGKLENEQKSAIAKIHDLILSQAIKQKASDIHIEPRNDDALVRFRKDGILSEFVILEKELYQALVFYIKLSAHLNVAEQRKAQDGSFSMQIQNLEFDFRISSLPLIYGESIVIRILERKKDFTSLQNLHFGKTNLKHLQNNINQPYGMILLTGPTGSGKSTTLYSILNEIKSIEKKIITLEDPIEYKIPLVQQTMLNSKAGLDFNNALRAILRQDPDVIMVGEIRDEESLDIAIKSALTGHLMLSTLHTNDSISAIVRMLDMKAKPYLLSSALNLIIAQRLVRKLCTHCCYEISYEDEKIQGKFYESKGCIYCSNTGFLGRELICEALNIDDDMRELIRRNANKSEILAYLQNNGFQTMFEMGIEKARKGITSLGEILRVTR from the coding sequence ATGAAAAACATAGAAATTTTACACTCTAAACTCAAAGAACAAGGCTTATTAAATCCCGAATGCGATTTTTCAAATTTAGATTTTTCTCTCATTAAAGAGTGTGTTTATAAACTTTATGAAAAAGATATTTTAGATATTTTTGAACTTTGTGCTTATTTTAAGCAAAATTTAGACAGTTTTTTGCAAGGTTTTGCTCTGTATAAAAAATTAAATTTCATACAAGAACCTTTAGCCAACCTTACACTTTTTAAATGCTTTAATAGCCAAATTTTACAAACGTATCAAATTTTACCCTTTAAAGAAGATGAAAATAATATTTACCTAGCTTGCACTAAACCTTGTTCTTTTGAACTTATAGATAAATTGCAAAATGGATCTAAAGACAAATTTATACAATTATGCATTGCAAATCCTTTAAAAATCAAAACTATCCTAGAAAGGCTTTCTTTGCAAGTTGAACTTGCCAAACTTGCAGAAAAACTTAAAACCGAATTGGGCGGGAAACTAGAAAACGAACAAAAAAGTGCCATTGCCAAAATTCACGATCTTATCTTAAGCCAAGCCATCAAACAAAAAGCAAGCGATATACATATAGAACCAAGAAATGATGATGCTTTGGTGCGTTTTAGAAAAGATGGAATTTTAAGCGAATTTGTTATTTTAGAAAAAGAACTTTATCAGGCTTTAGTTTTTTACATCAAACTAAGTGCACATTTAAATGTTGCAGAACAAAGAAAAGCTCAAGACGGCAGTTTTAGTATGCAAATACAAAATTTAGAATTTGATTTTAGAATTTCATCTTTGCCTTTAATTTATGGGGAAAGCATTGTTATTAGAATACTTGAAAGAAAAAAAGATTTTACGAGCCTTCAAAACTTACATTTTGGAAAAACAAATTTAAAACACCTTCAAAATAATATCAATCAACCTTATGGAATGATTTTATTAACAGGTCCAACAGGAAGTGGGAAAAGTACTACTTTATACTCTATACTCAATGAAATAAAATCTATAGAAAAAAAGATCATTACTCTTGAAGATCCGATCGAATACAAAATTCCACTCGTGCAACAAACCATGCTAAATTCAAAAGCGGGACTTGATTTTAACAATGCTTTAAGAGCGATTTTAAGGCAAGATCCTGATGTAATTATGGTAGGGGAAATTCGTGATGAAGAAAGTCTTGATATTGCTATAAAATCAGCACTTACAGGACATTTAATGCTAAGTACTCTACACACCAATGATTCCATTTCTGCGATAGTTAGAATGCTAGATATGAAAGCCAAGCCTTATTTACTCTCATCGGCCCTAAATTTAATCATCGCACAAAGACTTGTAAGAAAACTTTGCACGCATTGTTGTTATGAAATTTCTTATGAAGATGAAAAAATTCAAGGCAAATTTTATGAAAGCAAGGGTTGTATTTATTGCTCTAATACAGGTTTTTTAGGCAGAGAATTAATTTGCGAAGCGCTTAATATAGATGATGATATGCGGGAATTAATCAGACGCAATGCTAATAAAAGCGAAATTTTAGCCTATCTGCAAAACAACGGTTTTCAAACCATGTTTGAAATGGGCATAGAAAAAGCTAGAAAAGGCATTACAAGTCTTGGAGAAATTTTAAGGGTTACGCGGTGA
- a CDS encoding TrkH family potassium uptake protein yields the protein MKQTHFNRNTLRMLFLGYIFIALAGAFILTLKGMHKNPISFIDALFTSTSAISMTGLIVKNTANDFTFWGQFVILCLIKIGGFGYMGLGLFVYLLIRKKIGFSGKNLLKESMIYPTMDGLLGFLKKVFLFVFIIELCGAILLSLRFMLEMDIKHAVWSGIFHSISAFNNAGFSIFETGLMSYRQDIWINLVITSLIIIGGIGYFVLLEVYFFQKKRLATLSLHTKIVLTMTFTLIIFATLVIFLLEYNNIKSIGSFSLFDKILSSYFTAVNYRTAGFNTLDFSTFKDASLFFGSLFMVIGGSPGGTSGGIKVTTVAILLIYAYWTIRGGRIRIFKYELSQDVISKAFVISIGSSIYMILCVMLLSLLESDHPFLTLLFETSSAFATVGVSVGDGGTLSLSALFGSESKLIIIIMMISGRIGIFAFLLSIFIQEKEKYIRYPEGKVYL from the coding sequence TTGAAACAAACACATTTTAATAGAAACACCTTAAGAATGTTATTTTTAGGGTATATTTTTATCGCACTTGCTGGAGCATTCATTTTAACTTTAAAAGGAATGCATAAAAATCCCATTAGTTTTATTGATGCTCTATTTACTAGTACTTCAGCTATTAGCATGACTGGACTTATCGTTAAAAATACCGCCAATGATTTTACTTTTTGGGGTCAGTTTGTTATTTTGTGCCTTATAAAAATCGGTGGATTTGGGTATATGGGTTTAGGACTTTTTGTCTATCTTTTAATACGCAAAAAAATAGGCTTTAGTGGTAAAAATTTACTTAAAGAATCTATGATTTATCCAACTATGGATGGACTTTTAGGATTTTTAAAAAAAGTTTTTCTCTTTGTTTTTATAATAGAACTTTGCGGAGCAATACTGCTTAGCCTACGCTTTATGCTTGAAATGGATATTAAACATGCTGTTTGGAGTGGAATTTTTCATTCCATTTCAGCTTTTAACAATGCAGGTTTTAGTATTTTTGAAACAGGTCTAATGTCTTATAGACAAGATATTTGGATCAACTTAGTTATCACCTCTTTAATCATCATTGGAGGAATTGGATATTTTGTCTTACTTGAAGTTTATTTTTTCCAAAAAAAACGCTTAGCAACTTTAAGTCTACACACTAAAATAGTTCTCACAATGACATTTACTTTGATTATATTTGCAACATTAGTTATTTTCCTATTAGAGTATAATAATATTAAAAGCATAGGCTCTTTTTCTTTATTTGATAAAATTTTGAGCTCTTATTTTACTGCTGTAAATTATCGCACTGCTGGCTTTAACACATTAGATTTTAGTACTTTTAAGGATGCGAGTTTATTTTTTGGATCCTTATTTATGGTAATTGGAGGAAGTCCAGGAGGCACATCAGGGGGTATAAAAGTTACTACGGTGGCTATCTTGCTTATTTACGCATACTGGACTATTAGGGGCGGAAGAATACGCATTTTTAAATATGAACTTTCTCAAGATGTTATTAGCAAAGCTTTTGTTATTAGCATAGGATCTAGTATTTACATGATACTATGCGTTATGCTTTTATCTTTACTTGAATCCGATCATCCGTTTTTAACGCTTTTATTTGAGACTTCATCCGCATTTGCAACAGTAGGTGTTTCCGTTGGCGATGGAGGAACTCTATCTTTAAGTGCTTTATTTGGAAGCGAAAGTAAACTAATCATCATTATTATGATGATTAGTGGTAGGATAGGAATTTTTGCTTTTCTGCTTTCTATTTTTATCCAAGAAAAAGAAAAATATATAAGATATCCAGAAGGAAAGGTGTATTTATGA
- a CDS encoding CDC27 family protein has protein sequence MNKIQIQELELKHKKFKQKRYIKFSLLGVLVFCLCFASFILFKYLQNQQHTLNLALKEKKNLQNKLQDAKIIQEKNKILQNKTTLNAQETPHIQTINLSTTNELKIIVQSYEASIPELRSDFYAHPNYKSAIKLSKIYYQNKDYKKSIFWSLKANELNKNNQESWLMFAKAKIALGQKEEAIKALSNYMSFYDSNNIDQFLSQIK, from the coding sequence ATGAATAAAATTCAAATTCAAGAACTCGAACTCAAACATAAAAAATTTAAACAAAAACGTTATATAAAATTCAGTCTTTTAGGTGTTTTAGTATTTTGTTTATGCTTTGCAAGTTTTATACTTTTCAAATATTTGCAAAATCAACAGCATACTTTGAATTTAGCCCTAAAAGAAAAAAAGAATTTACAAAATAAACTTCAAGATGCAAAAATTATCCAAGAAAAAAATAAAATTTTACAAAACAAAACCACGCTTAATGCCCAAGAAACACCACATATTCAAACCATAAATTTAAGCACAACAAATGAGCTAAAAATCATAGTGCAAAGCTATGAAGCAAGCATTCCTGAGCTTAGAAGTGATTTTTATGCACATCCTAATTATAAAAGCGCTATTAAACTTTCAAAAATTTATTATCAAAATAAAGATTATAAAAAATCTATTTTTTGGTCCTTAAAAGCAAACGAACTTAATAAAAATAACCAAGAATCGTGGCTAATGTTTGCAAAAGCAAAAATTGCTCTAGGTCAAAAAGAAGAGGCTATAAAAGCACTTTCTAATTATATGAGTTTTTATGATTCAAATAATATTGATCAATTCTTAAGTCAAATCAAATGA
- a CDS encoding type II secretion system F family protein — MKKYEFLISKNNHTKKLIIKAHTRFEAQSRILKQGFKILEFKELSKTNYYSRNLNKEISHIFKELSLLLEVGLSIEQALNELCKHKYNKNIDAFLNKVRGNIASGQSLHKALENSSVHITQSDLALIKMGENMGDLAFVFAKISEIHEKKLITKKRLKKALNYPIIVLVALFIAFLSLMLFVVPQFKTIFDDFNVNLPLITQIILGLYEFLDSYYMILIPSLLSTFIGFFTIYKYNANFAYKSDRFILKIPIIGKIIFYTQAYYFFLILGLLLRVGIDASKALNLACMGVENKFLSQEYKQIDDLCKQGLEFDEAFNKTKLFEGMIVQMLSVAMKSSKLDFMCEKIALYYQNKQENLVEKFFIFLEPALTLMVAIMVLLLALGIFLPMWELSTFANF, encoded by the coding sequence GTGAAAAAATATGAATTTTTAATCTCAAAAAACAATCACACTAAAAAGCTGATTATCAAAGCCCATACGAGATTTGAAGCACAAAGCCGAATTCTAAAACAAGGTTTTAAAATTCTTGAATTTAAAGAACTTAGCAAAACAAATTATTACAGCAGAAATTTAAATAAAGAAATCAGTCATATTTTTAAAGAATTATCTTTGCTTCTTGAAGTAGGGCTTAGCATAGAACAAGCTCTTAATGAGCTTTGCAAGCACAAATACAATAAAAACATCGATGCTTTTTTAAACAAAGTTCGTGGAAATATAGCCAGCGGTCAAAGTCTTCATAAGGCCTTAGAAAATTCTTCGGTGCATATCACGCAAAGTGATTTGGCTTTAATTAAAATGGGCGAAAATATGGGCGATCTAGCCTTTGTATTTGCAAAAATTTCTGAAATTCACGAAAAAAAACTTATAACTAAAAAACGACTAAAAAAGGCGCTAAATTATCCTATAATCGTACTTGTGGCATTGTTTATAGCCTTTTTATCGCTCATGCTTTTTGTTGTGCCACAATTTAAAACCATATTTGATGATTTTAATGTCAATCTACCTTTAATTACGCAAATTATTTTAGGTTTGTATGAATTTTTAGATTCTTATTATATGATTTTAATTCCAAGTCTTTTAAGCACTTTTATAGGATTTTTCACCATTTATAAATACAATGCAAATTTTGCCTACAAAAGCGATCGTTTTATCCTTAAAATTCCCATCATCGGCAAAATCATTTTTTACACTCAAGCTTATTATTTTTTCCTTATTTTGGGGCTTTTGTTGCGTGTGGGTATCGATGCAAGTAAAGCTTTAAATTTAGCTTGTATGGGCGTTGAAAATAAATTTTTATCTCAAGAATATAAACAAATTGATGATCTTTGCAAACAAGGATTGGAATTTGATGAAGCTTTTAATAAGACAAAGCTTTTCGAAGGAATGATAGTGCAAATGTTAAGCGTTGCGATGAAAAGCTCTAAGCTTGATTTTATGTGTGAAAAAATCGCTTTATATTATCAGAATAAACAAGAAAATTTGGTAGAAAAATTTTTCATTTTCTTAGAGCCTGCACTCACTTTAATGGTCGCTATAATGGTACTTTTATTGGCTTTGGGGATTTTTTTACCTATGTGGGAACTTAGCACTTTTGCGAATTTTTAA
- a CDS encoding lipase family protein: MQNLQNVFFQNLEFLEDLRKYSLLSHAAYLNLDCKEILFEDLDQKRLFRALSNNILKKESVSIGKIKPMLAFSLVKNFILKAHINENCNESKMGFRASLFQQKNSKKFILAIAGSDLRPLKFDFYDVWSDFLLLNGKIPEGQFKSLSKFYSLIKQRFKFSKITLVGHSLGGHLAQLFALNYPLEIDSIYTFQAPGIYNLAKKLEIPYKACHIYTLHNMNLRHFKWYNFNFVQKLHSKIGEEILLNLGTRIHHPSVSAKGLNELLKNLKA; the protein is encoded by the coding sequence TTGCAAAATTTACAAAATGTGTTTTTTCAAAATTTAGAATTTTTGGAAGATCTTAGAAAATACTCCTTGCTTTCTCATGCGGCTTATTTGAATTTAGATTGTAAGGAAATTTTGTTTGAAGATTTAGATCAGAAAAGATTATTTAGAGCACTTAGTAATAATATTTTGAAAAAAGAAAGCGTTAGCATTGGTAAAATCAAGCCTATGTTGGCTTTTTCTTTGGTCAAAAATTTTATTTTGAAAGCTCATATCAATGAAAATTGCAATGAATCTAAAATGGGTTTTAGGGCAAGTTTGTTTCAACAAAAGAATTCAAAAAAATTTATTTTAGCTATAGCGGGGAGTGATTTAAGACCTTTAAAATTTGATTTTTACGATGTTTGGAGCGATTTTTTGCTTTTAAATGGCAAAATACCCGAAGGGCAATTTAAGTCTTTAAGCAAATTTTATAGCTTAATTAAACAAAGATTTAAATTTAGCAAAATCACTTTAGTAGGACATTCTTTAGGCGGACATTTAGCACAATTGTTTGCTTTAAATTATCCTTTAGAAATTGATAGCATTTATACATTTCAAGCGCCTGGGATTTATAATTTAGCAAAAAAGCTAGAAATTCCTTACAAAGCTTGTCATATCTATACTTTGCATAATATGAATTTAAGGCATTTCAAGTGGTATAATTTTAATTTTGTACAAAAATTGCATTCTAAAATAGGCGAGGAAATTTTATTAAATTTAGGCACAAGGATTCATCATCCTAGTGTTAGCGCCAAAGGTTTAAATGAGCTTTTAAAGAATTTAAAAGCTTAA
- a CDS encoding TrkA family potassium uptake protein produces the protein MNKSYGIIGLGKFGSVLANELLMQGKTVIIADKNEDSLKGLQDLASSAYILDSTNTIALKEAGFHNVDIVIVSIGQNVEKSILTLMALKDIGVKNIIAKASSSIHGQILSKLGATKVISPERESAKRLAKEFLSHPEFEVFDLSANTIRAVKLTINEKLAGNSLKHIAQNMGIIAYKKASEDWTLFPDFETTVAYVGDMVILLGTTKDLEEFDY, from the coding sequence ATGAACAAAAGTTATGGAATTATAGGACTTGGAAAATTTGGATCTGTTTTAGCGAACGAACTTTTAATGCAAGGAAAAACAGTTATCATTGCAGATAAAAATGAAGATTCTTTAAAAGGCTTGCAAGACTTGGCTTCAAGCGCATATATTTTAGACTCTACCAATACCATAGCCCTAAAAGAAGCAGGTTTTCACAATGTTGATATTGTAATTGTCAGCATAGGACAAAACGTTGAAAAAAGCATTTTAACTCTAATGGCACTAAAAGACATAGGTGTAAAAAACATCATAGCAAAAGCAAGCTCGTCAATACACGGACAAATTCTTTCAAAACTCGGTGCAACCAAAGTTATTTCACCTGAAAGAGAAAGCGCAAAAAGACTTGCAAAGGAATTCTTATCTCATCCTGAATTTGAAGTATTTGATCTCTCGGCTAATACCATTAGAGCTGTAAAACTCACCATAAACGAAAAACTTGCTGGAAACAGCTTAAAGCACATAGCGCAAAATATGGGCATCATTGCATATAAAAAAGCTTCAGAAGATTGGACTTTGTTTCCAGATTTTGAAACCACAGTCGCTTATGTGGGAGATATGGTGATCTTACTTGGAACTACTAAAGATTTAGAAGAATTTGATTATTAA
- a CDS encoding ATP-binding protein: MNSDFVPLKQHTNALEIIQNTSNQQIIILLGKSGSGKSFLLKQLTKTSRTFLFSEPFFDEINFLNTLGSVILNKQTSSLQDFISFAKNSKEHYLILLDEAGMYEEALLEKIRILSDFKNFVFILSTHKIHKIFEKEHFKSRIGNIIVLNELSKEELSFYINTKFQLKKPFVDKELKLLQKISLNNLRTIDQILHTFIALYAYYEKQKLEKSSKFLLELCALHHNLRL, translated from the coding sequence ATGAACTCTGATTTTGTTCCATTAAAACAGCATACTAATGCCCTTGAAATAATACAAAATACATCAAATCAACAAATCATCATCTTGCTTGGGAAAAGTGGTAGTGGAAAAAGTTTTTTACTCAAGCAACTTACTAAAACATCAAGAACTTTTTTATTTTCAGAACCGTTTTTTGATGAAATAAATTTTTTAAATACTCTTGGAAGCGTAATTCTAAACAAACAAACCTCATCACTTCAAGATTTTATTTCTTTTGCAAAAAATAGCAAAGAGCATTATCTTATTTTACTTGATGAAGCAGGAATGTATGAAGAGGCTTTACTTGAAAAAATCAGAATTTTAAGTGATTTCAAAAATTTCGTCTTTATTCTAAGTACACATAAAATTCACAAAATATTTGAAAAAGAGCATTTTAAAAGCCGCATTGGAAATATTATCGTCTTAAATGAATTATCCAAAGAAGAATTATCATTTTACATTAACACAAAATTTCAACTAAAAAAGCCTTTTGTAGATAAAGAATTAAAATTACTACAAAAAATCAGTTTAAATAATTTAAGAACAATAGATCAAATTCTACATACTTTTATCGCACTTTACGCATATTACGAAAAACAAAAACTTGAAAAAAGCTCTAAATTTTTACTCGAACTTTGCGCATTACATCATAATCTAAGGTTGTAA
- a CDS encoding transcriptional regulator: MTQRDIAGKLDINVKTLRKWKKDRPKVYELLMLGLKAQEILDKLKKECEDLENLLDVKNSQKC; encoded by the coding sequence ATGACTCAAAGAGATATAGCAGGAAAATTAGATATCAATGTCAAAACTTTGCGTAAATGGAAAAAAGATCGCCCAAAGGTTTATGAGCTTTTGATGCTAGGTTTAAAGGCACAAGAGATATTAGATAAACTTAAAAAAGAATGTGAAGATTTAGAAAATTTACTTGATGTTAAAAATTCGCAAAAGTGCTAA
- a CDS encoding Dps family protein, whose protein sequence is MSVTKQLLQMQADAHHLWVKFHNYHWNVKGLQFFSIHEYTEKAYEEMAELFDDCAERALQLGEKAIVCQKTLMELAKSPKLEDKKDCFTPIEVIELIKKDYEYLLAEFKKLNSEAEKASDTTTAAFAQEKIAKYEKSLWMLSSTLQNTCKA, encoded by the coding sequence ATGTCAGTAACAAAACAATTATTGCAAATGCAAGCGGATGCTCATCATTTATGGGTTAAATTTCATAATTATCATTGGAATGTAAAAGGATTGCAATTTTTCTCTATCCATGAATACACTGAAAAAGCTTATGAAGAAATGGCTGAGCTTTTTGATGATTGTGCCGAAAGAGCATTGCAACTCGGTGAGAAAGCTATAGTTTGTCAAAAAACTTTAATGGAACTTGCAAAAAGCCCAAAATTAGAGGATAAAAAAGATTGCTTTACTCCTATTGAAGTGATAGAGCTTATCAAAAAAGATTATGAATATCTTTTAGCTGAATTTAAAAAATTAAATAGCGAAGCCGAAAAAGCTAGCGATACCACAACAGCAGCTTTTGCACAAGAAAAAATTGCTAAGTATGAAAAAAGTCTTTGGATGCTTAGTTCAACTTTGCAAAATACTTGCAAAGCTTAA